A segment of the Terriglobales bacterium genome:
AAATATTCATCTTTAACTTGCGCTCGTGAAAGAGCTGCTCGATGGCGTCGCGGGTGTGACCGGCCTCGGGAACCAATAAGGGGTAGTTGGCGGCCTCGGCCAGCGAGGCGGCCTTCGCCTTGGACAGGGGATGACGTGGAGGCGTAATGATGACCAGTTCGTCGCGGTGAATGGGCACAACGGTAAGCCGGTTGTCGTTCACGGGAAGCGAGACGACGCCGAAATCCACGGAATTATCCAGCACGCTGCCCAGGATGCCCGCCGATTCCAGGCGATTGATATTGACCGAGACGCCCGCGTATTGCTTTTTGAACTCGGCGAAGACTTCAGGAAGGACATGCAGGCAGGTGCCTTCGTTGGCTCCGACCACGATTTCGCCGCGCGGCACGCGCTCCATTTCCGCCATGGCGGTGATGACGCCGCGGCGCGACTGCAGAGCATCTTCGGCATATTTTTGGAAAACCTTACCGGCTCCGGTGAGGGAAACCTTGCCGCCGGAGCGGTCGAGCAACCGGGCGCCGATTTCGTCCTCGAGGGCGCGGATCTGGGCGGAGATCGCCGGCTGCGTACGGAAGCGTTTCTCCGCGGCGCGGGAGAAACTGGAGAGCCGGGCGACTTCGAGGAAGGTCTCGAGTTGGTCAAAATCCATTGGCTTTTGGCTCGGAGCCTTCAGTATCTAGCGGGGACCCATGACGACCATAACAAATTTTATCTGCCTCATAAGAACTATCGATGTTCCGCCGTGACGGCGCGGGTCTATGCTGAACTGTTTTGGGACTCGCCGAAATTGTACGGGGGCAGCGGGAAAGATCAACGATCAATGGCGAGCGCGGAGAGGAAGCGATGAATGCATCGAAGCAAGCCCGGGCGCCGGTCGTCGTAGTTGCCATGGTGGCGAGCGATTGGCCGGACGTGTCGGCTGTTTACCTGGAGGGAATCCGAACCGGGAACGCGACGTTTGAGACCCTGGCGCCGACCTGGGAACAGTGGGACCGCACCCACCTGCCGGCCGGGCGGTTGGTGGCGCGCAACGGGCGAAGCATTGCCGGATGGTCGGCGCTGAGCCGGGTATCGCAGCGCTCCTGCTATGCCGGCGTGGCCGAGATGAGCGTGTACGTGGCGACATGGGCGCGCGGGCAGGGAGTGGGCGATGCACTGATGAAGGCGGCGATCGTGGCTTCCGAGGCCGCGGGCATTTGGACAGTGCAAGGCACCATTTTCCCGGAGAACAAGGCCAGTCTGAAATTGTGCGAGGCGAACGGCTTTCGTGTGGTAGGACATCGCGAGAAGATCGGCAAGCGCGACGGCAAGTGGCGTGACACCGTGCTGGTGGAGCGGAGGAGCAAGGTAGTGGGCAGGGAAGCGTGAGGCTGCCGGACCGCCGGAAAGCACGCACTAAAATTTCTTGTGCGTATTTCAACCCGAGGAACCGGCGGAATTAATTCCACCGCCACACTCCGTCCGCTGGCCTGATTTAGGGCCCGGTTTTCCACAATGGTCCCGTCCCGCGCCCGGATATAAGCGGAGCTTATCGGCCCGATAAAAAGTATCAATTTCCCGGGTTCGCAGCCCGACATTTATGCTTCAATAGTGCCGCTGTAGTCCCAACCGGATAGCAGCAGCCGCCCAGCAACTACTTTCCGAAAATAAACCGAGGAGCCGCGCCGGCGGCGCGGAGACTTATGCGCCGAGCCGGCGCAAGGAGCAGATATGGCCGATCCGAAAACCGTCCTGCAGTTCACCAAGGAGAATGGGGCGAAACTGCTGGACCTGCGCTTCACCGACTTGCCCGGGCTTTGGCATCACGTTTCCTATCCCATCGATCAGTTCAGCGAGTCCTCCTTCGAGGAGGGCTTCGGGATGGATGGGTCATCGATCCGCGGTTGGGCCGCCATCCACGAGAGCGACATGCTGCTGATGCCGGATCCGAAGTGGTACATGATGGACCCGTTCACCGAGGTGCCCACGCTGGTGATGATCGCCGACGTGCAGGACCCGGTGACCAAGCAGCGCTACGACAAGGATCCGCGCTACATCGCCAAGAAAGCGGAGATGTACCTGGCCTCCACCGGCCTGGCCGATACCTGCTACATGGGCGCCGAGGCCGAGTTTTT
Coding sequences within it:
- a CDS encoding GNAT family N-acetyltransferase — encoded protein: MNASKQARAPVVVVAMVASDWPDVSAVYLEGIRTGNATFETLAPTWEQWDRTHLPAGRLVARNGRSIAGWSALSRVSQRSCYAGVAEMSVYVATWARGQGVGDALMKAAIVASEAAGIWTVQGTIFPENKASLKLCEANGFRVVGHREKIGKRDGKWRDTVLVERRSKVVGREA
- a CDS encoding LysR family transcriptional regulator, giving the protein MDFDQLETFLEVARLSSFSRAAEKRFRTQPAISAQIRALEDEIGARLLDRSGGKVSLTGAGKVFQKYAEDALQSRRGVITAMAEMERVPRGEIVVGANEGTCLHVLPEVFAEFKKQYAGVSVNINRLESAGILGSVLDNSVDFGVVSLPVNDNRLTVVPIHRDELVIITPPRHPLSKAKAASLAEAANYPLLVPEAGHTRDAIEQLFHERKLKMNISMELDSSELLKRFVAVDVGIGFIARSNVLEDVRAGVLAALAISDATIRRDLALVFRKDKALSRAALAFIDIAVKLKTAKTANF